In Pseudomonas fluorescens, the following are encoded in one genomic region:
- a CDS encoding ABC transporter permease, producing the protein MHALPIANTLERRRAFQSFLGVSPALIAIGLFLIVPILIVIGYSLMEANPYGGVNKVFSSDAYTSLLFERQLDDSLAFADSYLIIALRSIGIAGLTTLITLLIGFPVAVWLAMQPAHRRGLLIFLITVPFWANLLIRTYAWILLLRNTGVINNSLMGLGVIDQPLQLLYTDGAVLLGLVYTYAPFVVLPIYATLEKMDIRLLEAAQDLYAGRVRTLRKVVLPIAKPGILAGAILTFVPCLGAMIAPELLGGGTRMMLGNLIFRQFSDARNWPFGAALSLVLMAAVMLVLTVYALRAERQRIAKGGA; encoded by the coding sequence ATGCACGCTTTACCGATTGCCAATACCCTGGAACGTCGGCGGGCCTTCCAGAGCTTTCTCGGTGTCAGCCCCGCGCTGATCGCCATCGGCCTGTTCCTGATCGTGCCGATCCTGATCGTCATCGGTTACTCGCTGATGGAGGCCAACCCCTACGGCGGGGTGAACAAGGTATTCAGCAGTGACGCCTACACCTCGCTGCTGTTCGAGCGGCAACTGGACGACAGCCTGGCCTTCGCCGACTCCTACCTGATCATCGCCCTGCGCTCCATCGGCATCGCCGGGCTGACCACCCTCATCACTTTGCTGATCGGTTTTCCGGTGGCGGTATGGCTGGCCATGCAACCGGCCCATCGTCGCGGCTTGCTGATCTTCCTGATCACCGTGCCGTTCTGGGCCAACCTGTTGATCCGCACCTATGCGTGGATCCTGCTGCTGCGCAACACCGGGGTGATCAACAACAGCCTGATGGGCCTCGGGGTCATCGACCAGCCGCTGCAACTGCTCTACACCGACGGCGCGGTACTGCTGGGGCTGGTTTATACCTACGCGCCCTTCGTCGTACTGCCGATCTACGCCACCCTGGAAAAAATGGACATCCGCCTGCTCGAGGCCGCTCAGGACCTCTACGCCGGACGCGTTCGAACCTTGCGCAAGGTGGTGTTGCCCATCGCCAAACCGGGGATTCTCGCCGGCGCCATCCTCACCTTCGTGCCTTGCCTGGGCGCAATGATCGCCCCGGAACTGCTCGGCGGCGGCACGCGGATGATGCTCGGCAACCTGATCTTCCGCCAGTTCAGCGATGCGCGTAACTGGCCATTCGGCGCGGCCCTGTCGCTGGTGTTGATGGCGGCGGTGATGTTGGTACTGACGGTCTATGCCTTGCGTGCCGAACGCCAGCGTATCGCCAAAGGAGGTGCGTGA
- a CDS encoding ABC transporter permease gives MMIGLFKRNTLGVQDFPGFGGFSFLFYLYLYAPIVVLVAFSFNANQSATVWTGFSFDWYRAAFANQALRQAAGNSLLIAVCASMVATAIATLAALGTSRGAKFKGLQLSMGAIMLPLVLPEIVVGVATLALFSTIGLSLGYGNLIIAHTVFCIPFAFLPIRARLNDMDLSLEQASADLYAGPWRTFRKVTLPLLMPGIFSGLMLAFIVSLDNFVISMMVSQAGTTTLPIFIFGLLRMGVTPDVNAVSTLILGVSVLFVTLSYLLGKKKT, from the coding sequence GTGATGATCGGCCTGTTCAAACGCAATACGCTGGGCGTGCAGGACTTCCCCGGCTTCGGTGGTTTCAGTTTCCTGTTCTACCTGTACCTCTACGCGCCGATCGTAGTGCTGGTGGCGTTCTCGTTCAACGCCAACCAGTCGGCCACGGTGTGGACCGGTTTCAGCTTCGACTGGTACCGCGCGGCCTTCGCCAATCAGGCCCTGCGCCAGGCGGCCGGAAACAGCCTGTTGATCGCGGTGTGCGCCAGCATGGTCGCCACGGCCATCGCCACCCTTGCCGCCCTCGGCACTTCACGGGGTGCGAAGTTCAAGGGCCTGCAACTGTCCATGGGCGCGATCATGTTGCCCCTGGTGCTGCCTGAAATCGTGGTCGGGGTCGCCACCCTGGCGCTGTTCTCCACCATCGGTCTGTCCCTGGGCTACGGCAACCTGATCATCGCGCACACGGTGTTCTGCATTCCGTTCGCCTTTTTGCCGATACGGGCACGCCTGAACGACATGGACCTGTCCCTGGAACAAGCCTCGGCCGACCTGTATGCCGGCCCGTGGCGGACCTTCCGCAAGGTCACCCTGCCGCTGCTGATGCCGGGGATTTTCTCCGGGCTGATGCTTGCCTTCATCGTGTCGCTGGATAACTTCGTGATCTCGATGATGGTCTCCCAGGCCGGTACCACGACCCTGCCGATCTTCATCTTCGGCCTGTTGCGCATGGGCGTGACACCGGACGTCAA